The genomic interval CTCCGTGCCTCCGTGTCTCCGTGGTGAAGGGTTGGTTGTTCCCACACAAGGCGCTTATGCCCGCGCCGGCTCCGGCGGCGTCGTGGTCGGCGGCGCCGGTGGTTTGGCGGCAGGTTTCACCGCGGACGTCGCCGCAAACTTTGCCGTCCAATCCACCCTGCCGGTGAGTTGCATCACCACGAAGAGCGTGACGATGGAGCCGATGGTCACTGCCAGTCCGGTGAATCCCTGGAAGAAGAACGCATACGAGAACAGCACCAGGTAGACGAACTGCGCCAGCCCGGCCTCGACCGCGGCGAAGCGGATGCCCACGACCAGCCGCAGATAAGAGACGACCAGGATGATGGAGACCACCGCGCTGATGGCGAAGGCCAGATGGATGGAGATGTGGTCTACCAGGTACGCCATGAGCAGGTGGAAGGCGAAGAAGGCGGCCGCCAGGAAGAAATAATTCATGGGGTGCAGGTCGATGCCGCGCAACGTCGTGATGATGAACATCAGGAAGAAGAAAAAGAACAGCGAGACCGGGGCGAAGAAGCTGATCTGGCCGGCGAGCGGCCCGGGTTGGAGTTTCTCCGGCATGACCAGGGCGATGGAGTATCCGGTGACCAGGTTGGTGTAGTCCCAATCGAGCGTCCAGCCGTTCGCGTCTTCGTGTTTGCTAGTGGGAGAGAGCGTGTTCTCGGCGAAATCGATGGCTTTGAAATTGGTCGTCATGTGCAGCTTGAAGTCACGCACCTGCGCCACGTTCTCGTTGGACGCGCCGAAGTCATAGGCCCACCGCTCCAGACCGTGCGAGCGATATTTCACTCTCAGCTGCGCCGGTTTGCCGGCGGCGAGCTTCGCGTTCCCGTGCACCCCACGGTTGTCAGTGACGGTGGTGAGCGGCCGGCCATCGAGCTCGACGACCAGATCGTCATAGATCGCCTGCGTCGCGGGGAACTGGAAGTTGAACGAGACGTCGCGCTCCTCCGCGGTGTCGTTGCGGAAGGCGTGATCGCCGGCGAAGTCCACGGTGTAGGTGCTGTACCAGAGCAGGCCCTTCTGCCGATGCTCGAGGTCGAGCGCCACGTTGACCCTGCTGGAATCGAGTGGGAGATTGAAAGTGTCCACCACGTCGACCTCGCGGGTCTCGATTTTTTCGACGCCGCCGTTATTGGTCGTGAAGTTATTGAGCTGCTTGCGGACGCGGGTCCAGGTGGCGGTGGGCGGAGACTGCTTCTGCTGCACGCCCCAATTGGACGCGACTTTCTCCTTCAGGTCGCTGCCCATGCCGTAGGTCCGGGACATGATGGTGGCGCCCAGGATCATCCAGGCGACCGTGGTGCATACGAAGATGAAGATCAGAGCTGCCAGGCGTTTTGCCATGGAGCCTCCCAGTGGTTCCCGTCGCGCCGGAGAGCTTAGCACGGAGTACTTTGCAATGCAAAGCTATGCTGGGCCGGCGGGACGCCGGCGCTCCAAAGCAGATTCCTCGCTCCCTCGGAATGACAATCCCCAAAGAGGACTCTCCGTGCCTCCGTGTCTCCGTGGTGAAGGGTTCCGTCGCGAAGGGGCAGGAAAGCTAGCTTCGCCAGTGCAGCGTCACCGGCCCATCCAGCGGATGCTTCAAAGCCTGGCCGGTCCTTTTCGATTCCAGATAAGACGACTTGAGCTGGAAGTACCACTTGGCCGGCTTGTCGGCGTCGTCGATCAGCATCAATGACGGATTGTGCTTCAGGCCTTGCGCCTGCTGGACCATCGTCTGGCGGTCCTGCTCGACGAACTGTTTGCCGAAGTGGCGCGCGATGGTCATGGCGAGCGGCACGTGCCGGAAGATGTTCCAGGCAGCGGCAACGTCGATGCGGCAGCGCTCGCGCGTGATGGGCGTGACGGTCGTCAGCGAAGCGAACCAGTACTTGCCCGCGCGGATGGTCTCGTAGCGCAGGTTGGGCAGCACGAAGTCGATGGTGGTAGTGACATCAGCATCGCCGGCGTACCACTTGAGCAGCCGGTAGGGCGCGGAGTTCTTTGAAGGCTGATGCGCCGACATGCGAAAGCCCAGCGGGATAGGCTCGAAGTGCTTCTCCTTCTCGTGGATGGACTCGCGCTTGCGCCACCACCAGGCGGAGTGGACGAACGGTCCGTGGGCCGGGTCCATCAATCCGATGATGCCGTGGTCCACGTTCGCGGGCAGCTCAGCCCAGAGGTGCGTGCGGCGATAGTTCTCGCTGTTCTGCTGATTAAGGACGGGCAGCGCCGGCGCCGGGCAGTTGGGCTCGCCCGAGGTGCCGGGGTCGGGGATGAAGACCCAAAGGTAGCCATCGCGCTCTTCACAGGCAAAGTGTCCGGCTCGGATCTTCATCAGCGCAGCCCTGCGCGGGTCGAGCTTGTCGGCGGCGGTCAGCGACGGGATCTCGACGCACTGGGCGGAGCAGGCGTCGAACTTCCAGCCGTGATAGCTGCACTGGACGTCCTTGCCGTCGAACCATCCGTAGCTGAGCGGGATGCCGCGGTGCGGGCAGTTATCGCGCATCGCGAAGGCTTGCGCGGGCTTCCCCGAAACGGCGTCGGTTCGGCCCAAGACGAGCGGCGTCTCGAGCAGCATCACCGGGACAAGCTCGCGCGGGCCGACCTGGTCCGACCGCAGCGCGCGGTACCAGAAGCCGGTGAGCATCTCACCGGAGGCCGTGAATGGTGACAGGGAGGACACTGGCGGCAGTATAACCATTGCCGGGCACGCAGACCCCGACCGCCCGGACCGGGAAAACGTCTGGGAGGGGCATTGGTCGCTGTCCCGACGTAATGTACTTAGGAGATTCCCGGGTCAATGCCAGGAATCACCGTGTTTCATCCATGTTTCATCCGGTTACTTAGGTAGGTTCCCCGGTATCTGCCTGATTGATAACCCGTAAGGACTGCGCTAGAATCCCGCTACTCTGGTTGGTCTCCGTCAGGTTGGGGTCAAGGTGAAGGCCGCAGTGTCGGCGGCCGGGAGACTATCACATGCATAAACACCTTCTACTCGGCCTGCTCGGCCTGGTGAGTCTAAGCGCAAACTCGGCTGCAGCGCAGATCGTGCCGGTCCAGGAAAATGGCCGCACCGTCTACGTCGACGTGCCCCGCGCCCAGGACCAGACCGCCATGGCAGCGCCGCAGTATGGCCCGCGCAAGGTCTATCTCTACTACTCGAAGAGCGAGCACCGCTGGAAGCGTGTGCCGCCCGCCAGTGGCGCGACCATGCGCGCCGCGCGTTCGGCTGCGAAAGACGTGCAGCAGTACATCCTCTGGCGGCAGCAACAGCCCGCGTTCCGCGTGAACTTCGCCGAGAGCACTCCGGAAGCGGCAGCGAAGCCGGCCTTTGAACCTGCCGCATCCGCCGTGCCCTCCGAAAAAGATCAAGTCGGTGACGCCGAAGCCCTCACCGTGCCCAGCCGCAAGGGCCTGACGGCCGAGCAGCTCGACGCCATCATCGACGAAGCCGCCGCCAAGCATGGTGTGGATTCGAACCTGGTGCGGGCGGTGGTGAAAGTGGAATCAAACTTCAATCCGCGCGCCGTCTCGCGCAAAGGCGCGATGGGCCTGATGCAGCTCATGCCCTCGACCGCGCGCAGCTTGCAGGTCACCAATCCCTTCGACGCGCGCCAGAACGTGGATGGTGGCGTGCGCCACCTCAAGAGCCTGCTCGAGAATTTCAATGGCGACGTGACCAGGTCCGTGGCCGCGTATAACGCGGGCGCGGGCGCGGTGACGCGCAATCATGGCGTGCCGCCCTTCGCCGAGACGCAGGCGTATGTGCGGCGCATCAACCAACTCTACAGTGGCGACACTCCGATGCGTCGCAGCACCTCGGCCCCGATCCGCGCGTATCGCGACAAGTTCGGCGTGTTGACGTTCACCAACGACTAGCCGGGCCCGCAGTCGGCAGGTAAGCAGGGGCCCGCAAGGATCAAGGACAGGCGATCAGGATCGAGTGCGAACGGTCTTTCGATCGCTAGCGACGAGTTGAGCTACGCTGTCCCAATCCGGCGGACCAACCTGGCGGCCCTCGTCGCGGCCTTCGCCCTGATTGCGTTCGCCGCCTTTCACGTCCTTTTTCCCACCCCAGCCCTGGCCGCTCCGCGCAGCGTGAAGCAGAAGAAGCAGGCGGCGCTCCAGCACTTCGCCAAGGCCGAACAGATGCGCGAAGCGCTCAACGGACGCTCCGCCGGTGAACGCGCTCGCAAGGATTACAGCAAGGTCATCGACGCGTATCGCAGCGTCTATTACCTCGCGCCGACCTCGGCCAAAGCCGACGAAAGCGTGGTCGCGGTGGCCGAGCTGCTCGCCGACATGGGCCGTGTCTTCGGAGAGGACAAGGACTTTCAATCGGCCATCGGCCAATATGAGTTCGTGCGCAAGCAGTATCCCGGCAGCCGCTACCGCTTCGGCGCGCTGTTCACCATCGCGCAGATCTATGCCGACGACCTCGACGACCAGGCACAGGCGAAGCAGGCGTATGAAGAATTCCTGAAGCAGTATCCGCACCACCGGCTTGCCACCGACGCGCGCCAGGCGCTCGACGACATGGCTGCCGAGGCTGCGGCGAAGAAGAAGGGCATCAAGACGCCGAAGGAAAAGCAGAAGGAGCTGGCGCAGCGGCAGGCGCAGGGCGCTTCTGGGAACTCGGCGCCGGGCGTTGCGTTGGGCGTTTCCCAGAACAACAGCGGCGCGAAGGCGCGCGGGAAGTATCCGCTGGTGACCGGCATCCGGCACTGGTCCACACCCGATTACACGCGCGTGGCCATCGATCTTGAGGACGAAGTGAAGTACGAGGCGGGACGCATCCCCAATCCCGACCGCATCTTCTTCGACCTGCACAGCACCAAGCTGGCGTCGGAGCTGGTGGGCAAGACGTTCGATGTGGAAGACGGTTTCCTGCGCAAGATCCGCATCGCGCAATACCAGATCGGCGA from Acidobacteriota bacterium carries:
- a CDS encoding inner membrane CreD family protein — its product is MAKRLAALIFIFVCTTVAWMILGATIMSRTYGMGSDLKEKVASNWGVQQKQSPPTATWTRVRKQLNNFTTNNGGVEKIETREVDVVDTFNLPLDSSRVNVALDLEHRQKGLLWYSTYTVDFAGDHAFRNDTAEERDVSFNFQFPATQAIYDDLVVELDGRPLTTVTDNRGVHGNAKLAAGKPAQLRVKYRSHGLERWAYDFGASNENVAQVRDFKLHMTTNFKAIDFAENTLSPTSKHEDANGWTLDWDYTNLVTGYSIALVMPEKLQPGPLAGQISFFAPVSLFFFFFLMFIITTLRGIDLHPMNYFFLAAAFFAFHLLMAYLVDHISIHLAFAISAVVSIILVVSYLRLVVGIRFAAVEAGLAQFVYLVLFSYAFFFQGFTGLAVTIGSIVTLFVVMQLTGRVDWTAKFAATSAVKPAAKPPAPPTTTPPEPARA
- a CDS encoding Rieske 2Fe-2S domain-containing protein, with protein sequence MSSLSPFTASGEMLTGFWYRALRSDQVGPRELVPVMLLETPLVLGRTDAVSGKPAQAFAMRDNCPHRGIPLSYGWFDGKDVQCSYHGWKFDACSAQCVEIPSLTAADKLDPRRAALMKIRAGHFACEERDGYLWVFIPDPGTSGEPNCPAPALPVLNQQNSENYRRTHLWAELPANVDHGIIGLMDPAHGPFVHSAWWWRKRESIHEKEKHFEPIPLGFRMSAHQPSKNSAPYRLLKWYAGDADVTTTIDFVLPNLRYETIRAGKYWFASLTTVTPITRERCRIDVAAAWNIFRHVPLAMTIARHFGKQFVEQDRQTMVQQAQGLKHNPSLMLIDDADKPAKWYFQLKSSYLESKRTGQALKHPLDGPVTLHWRS
- a CDS encoding lytic transglycosylase domain-containing protein produces the protein MHKHLLLGLLGLVSLSANSAAAQIVPVQENGRTVYVDVPRAQDQTAMAAPQYGPRKVYLYYSKSEHRWKRVPPASGATMRAARSAAKDVQQYILWRQQQPAFRVNFAESTPEAAAKPAFEPAASAVPSEKDQVGDAEALTVPSRKGLTAEQLDAIIDEAAAKHGVDSNLVRAVVKVESNFNPRAVSRKGAMGLMQLMPSTARSLQVTNPFDARQNVDGGVRHLKSLLENFNGDVTRSVAAYNAGAGAVTRNHGVPPFAETQAYVRRINQLYSGDTPMRRSTSAPIRAYRDKFGVLTFTND